In a genomic window of Mucilaginibacter sp. KACC 22063:
- the gldC gene encoding gliding motility protein GldC → MKTAEIKLTIDLDDNNVPENIMWESTDSQNKEALPVKSMMLALWDNNYKNTLRIDLWTKDMPVDEMKRFFYETLMTMGDSFLRATGETNIVEDLRDYCAHFAEKMEIVK, encoded by the coding sequence ATGAAGACTGCCGAAATTAAACTTACCATAGATCTGGATGATAACAACGTGCCTGAGAATATTATGTGGGAATCAACCGACTCGCAAAATAAAGAGGCATTGCCTGTTAAATCGATGATGCTGGCACTGTGGGACAATAACTACAAAAACACCCTGCGCATTGATCTGTGGACTAAAGATATGCCTGTTGACGAAATGAAACGTTTCTTCTATGAAACATTAATGACCATGGGCGACAGCTTTTTACGTGCTACAGGCGAAACAAACATTGTAGAAGATTTGCGCGACTACTGCGCACACTTTGCAGAAAAAATGGAAATTGTTAAATAA
- a CDS encoding response regulator yields MLKLSFRNQVLLGFAFSIVLVLLVGFFSYRSIKQLQEDEQEIQFSQDVIEVSNHVLQLLTDGETGVRGYAATNKPVFLDPYKTSLTRLNDDLAKLKSFGATDKEQQANILLLSDLVSRQLEMLKVNIESRDKIGLEQMVAHNMLLNGKQNMDSIRSVISRIDKLESAELSNRKAVSDDATVFTVRTIIGGSGIFLVIIVFMLYYIQSTFRKQKQIEEQIKDANTQLEGVLKENEEKNWLLTGAGDLNSKMQGQQTEKELTSNVLAEVCRYAGAITGTFYLYDDKEEVLELNAWYAYHDLSLIKQKIKLSESWMGQVAKDKKAATITGNLNQKLELETSIISQELAEIFIVPVFFDKKLIAVMEVAFQQTMAKSVKDYIIAVADTIGVAINTARARRIMQDLFEETQQQAEELEAQQEEMRVTNEELLTKTEALQASEEELKVQQEELRTINAELEEKASLLEEKNHDIERARAAITEKVEELETTGRYKSEFLANMSHELRTPLNSILVLARILKDNKHANLSDEQIKYASVIFNAGNDLLTLINDILDLAKIESGKVELQNDTTSADEIVQNMQMLFAEIAENKQINFTANVSADFGSLITDRIRLEQVIKNLLSNAFKFTPVGGHIELDVTKGAVEDTVSFRVKDSGIGIPADKQKLIFEAFQQADGSTSRKYGGTGLGLSISRELATLLGGQITIKSEPGQGSEFCITIPLTPAVQSPKADHVPDVETFISPQQINLAPAESIASDHEPLVVIVEDDRNFADILKDYAGQHGYKAVLVHTGSTAVDVIAGQKPDAVILDIMLPGKDGWQILKELKDRPETKNIPVHLMSAGEAAENRVKREGAISFMKKPVDTEALDKLFGDISHQHGAPLKHILLIEDQEAQSDALKELMQKQNIEVDQAFNGQSALDKLQHNEYQCVVLDLNLPDISGLDLLDKIKGDKRFSALPVIINTAMELDKNSVTRLMQYANAMVVKTSKSSDRLIDEVNLFLHKLNTVPVTPAAPAKAKSKAVAGSVGALKGKKVLLVDDDMRNIFALSSALQSFDLEVEIANDGEEALTKLENTPGVDIVLMDIMMPKMDGYEATRQIRKQNKWAKLPVIALTAKAMKDDREKCIAAGANDYITKPVDMDQLVALMQLWLQN; encoded by the coding sequence ATGCTTAAATTATCCTTCCGCAACCAGGTTTTGCTTGGCTTTGCGTTTTCAATTGTTTTAGTACTACTTGTTGGTTTTTTCTCTTATCGTAGTATTAAACAGCTACAAGAAGATGAACAGGAAATACAGTTTAGCCAGGATGTCATTGAAGTCTCTAATCATGTTTTGCAGCTGCTTACTGATGGAGAAACAGGCGTTAGGGGATATGCAGCTACCAATAAGCCTGTGTTTTTAGATCCGTACAAAACTTCGCTTACCCGTTTAAATGATGACCTGGCCAAGCTTAAAAGTTTTGGCGCAACAGACAAAGAACAACAGGCTAATATTCTTTTGCTAAGCGATCTGGTATCCCGGCAATTGGAGATGCTGAAAGTTAATATCGAAAGCCGGGATAAAATAGGCCTTGAACAAATGGTTGCGCATAACATGCTGCTCAACGGCAAGCAGAACATGGACAGCATTCGCAGTGTGATCAGCCGTATTGATAAGCTTGAAAGCGCTGAACTTTCTAACCGAAAGGCCGTATCAGATGATGCAACGGTATTTACTGTAAGAACCATTATCGGTGGGTCGGGTATTTTTTTAGTGATCATTGTTTTCATGCTTTATTATATCCAAAGCACTTTCAGAAAGCAAAAGCAGATAGAAGAGCAGATTAAAGACGCCAATACCCAGCTTGAGGGTGTATTGAAAGAGAATGAAGAAAAGAACTGGCTGCTTACCGGTGCGGGCGACTTAAACAGTAAAATGCAGGGCCAGCAAACCGAGAAAGAGCTTACCTCAAATGTACTGGCAGAGGTTTGCCGTTATGCCGGCGCTATTACCGGTACGTTTTATTTATACGATGATAAAGAAGAGGTACTTGAACTGAACGCATGGTACGCTTACCATGATCTTAGCTTAATTAAGCAAAAAATAAAGCTTTCAGAAAGCTGGATGGGGCAGGTTGCAAAGGATAAAAAAGCAGCAACCATTACAGGCAACCTTAACCAGAAACTCGAGCTGGAAACATCTATCATCAGCCAGGAGTTAGCCGAAATATTTATTGTTCCGGTATTTTTTGATAAAAAGCTGATCGCCGTAATGGAAGTTGCCTTTCAGCAAACTATGGCAAAATCTGTCAAGGATTATATCATTGCCGTTGCTGATACCATTGGGGTAGCTATTAACACGGCAAGGGCGCGCCGTATTATGCAGGATCTGTTTGAAGAAACCCAGCAACAGGCCGAAGAACTGGAAGCACAGCAGGAGGAAATGCGTGTTACCAACGAGGAATTGCTGACGAAAACAGAGGCACTGCAGGCATCTGAAGAAGAGCTAAAAGTACAGCAGGAGGAGCTGCGCACCATAAATGCCGAGCTTGAAGAAAAGGCCAGCCTGCTCGAAGAAAAGAATCATGATATCGAAAGGGCACGAGCCGCCATTACCGAAAAGGTGGAAGAACTGGAAACTACGGGCAGGTATAAATCGGAGTTTTTGGCTAACATGAGTCATGAATTGCGTACGCCGCTTAATAGTATTCTGGTACTTGCACGTATCCTGAAAGATAATAAACACGCAAACCTTTCTGACGAGCAGATCAAATATGCCAGCGTAATTTTTAATGCTGGTAATGATTTACTGACGCTGATTAATGATATACTCGACCTTGCAAAAATTGAGTCGGGTAAGGTTGAATTACAAAATGATACCACCTCTGCAGATGAGATTGTACAAAACATGCAAATGCTGTTTGCAGAGATTGCTGAAAATAAACAGATCAACTTCACTGCCAATGTGAGCGCTGATTTTGGCAGCCTTATTACAGACCGCATACGCCTGGAGCAGGTGATTAAAAACCTGTTGTCAAACGCGTTTAAGTTTACTCCTGTGGGCGGGCATATCGAGTTAGATGTTACTAAAGGTGCTGTTGAGGATACGGTTTCTTTCCGTGTAAAAGATTCCGGCATTGGTATACCGGCAGATAAACAGAAGCTTATTTTTGAGGCATTTCAGCAAGCAGATGGTTCTACCAGCCGCAAATACGGCGGTACAGGTTTAGGCTTGTCCATCAGTCGCGAACTGGCAACGCTTTTGGGCGGTCAGATTACGATAAAAAGCGAGCCGGGGCAGGGAAGCGAGTTTTGCATTACTATTCCGCTTACGCCTGCTGTTCAATCACCAAAGGCAGACCATGTGCCCGATGTCGAAACTTTTATTTCGCCGCAACAAATCAACCTGGCTCCTGCAGAAAGCATTGCGAGCGATCATGAACCGTTGGTCGTTATTGTTGAAGACGACCGCAATTTTGCGGACATATTAAAAGATTATGCAGGTCAGCATGGTTACAAAGCAGTTTTAGTGCATACAGGCAGCACGGCCGTTGATGTTATTGCCGGACAAAAACCCGATGCTGTAATTTTGGATATTATGCTGCCCGGAAAAGACGGGTGGCAGATTTTAAAGGAGCTGAAAGATAGACCCGAAACCAAAAATATTCCGGTTCATTTGATGTCGGCAGGGGAGGCGGCCGAGAATCGCGTAAAACGTGAGGGCGCTATCAGCTTTATGAAAAAGCCGGTGGACACAGAAGCGCTTGACAAGCTATTCGGTGATATAAGCCATCAGCATGGCGCCCCGCTTAAACATATTTTGCTGATAGAAGACCAGGAAGCACAAAGCGATGCTTTAAAAGAGTTGATGCAAAAGCAGAACATTGAGGTTGACCAAGCCTTTAACGGACAATCTGCTTTAGACAAACTACAACATAACGAGTACCAGTGTGTGGTGCTTGATCTGAACCTGCCCGATATTTCAGGACTTGACCTGTTAGATAAAATTAAGGGAGACAAACGCTTTAGCGCTTTGCCGGTAATTATTAACACGGCAATGGAACTCGACAAAAATTCGGTGACCCGGTTAATGCAGTACGCCAATGCCATGGTGGTTAAAACAAGTAAATCATCAGACCGGCTGATAGATGAAGTGAACTTGTTTCTGCACAAATTAAATACAGTACCCGTAACACCTGCAGCACCTGCAAAAGCGAAGTCAAAAGCAGTGGCAGGCTCAGTTGGTGCACTAAAAGGTAAGAAAGTGCTGCTTGTAGATGATGATATGCGCAACATATTTGCACTAAGCAGCGCATTGCAATCGTTTGATCTGGAAGTAGAAATAGCAAATGATGGTGAAGAGGCATTAACAAAGCTGGAAAATACGCCCGGAGTTGATATTGTGCTGATGGATATTATGATGCCTAAAATGGATGGCTATGAAGCTACAAGGCAGATCCGAAAGCAAAACAAATGGGCTAAACTACCCGTAATTGCATTAACGGCTAAGGCAATGAAAGATGATCGTGAAAAGTGTATCGCTGCCGGTGCAAATGATTACATTACCAAACCAGTTGATATGGATCAACTGGTGGCGTTAATGCAGCTTTGGTTACAAAACTGA
- a CDS encoding CheR family methyltransferase, with translation MDDELALSLYNIEPDELAELVQLVKQVHGFDFSQYSKASFKRRVIRVMQLKRLRFYDLKHRLINDEAFFNEFLKEITVNVTEMFRDPQFFKAMNEHVLPYISSYQNIKIWSAGCSTGEEVYSLAILLQMNNLLSKSFIYGTDVNTQVISDARKGIYNLRKVKQYAENYLATGLGGSLTDHFTLMYEAATIQQVYKQQTLFSVHNLISDQVFNEFQVITCRNVFIYFESQLQERILDLFYRSLCPLGFLCLGSKEAIRSDTFSKKFKVINKKENIYQKVGV, from the coding sequence ATGGATGATGAGTTAGCTTTAAGCTTATATAATATCGAACCAGATGAGTTAGCAGAACTTGTGCAGCTTGTAAAACAGGTTCATGGATTTGATTTTTCGCAGTATTCAAAGGCTTCGTTTAAGCGTAGGGTTATTCGTGTAATGCAGCTTAAAAGGCTTCGGTTTTATGATTTAAAGCACCGGCTGATTAATGATGAAGCATTTTTTAACGAATTTCTGAAGGAAATTACGGTAAACGTAACGGAGATGTTCCGTGATCCGCAATTTTTTAAGGCGATGAATGAGCATGTGTTGCCTTATATATCTTCTTACCAAAACATCAAGATATGGAGTGCAGGCTGCTCTACAGGAGAAGAGGTTTACTCTTTGGCCATCCTGCTGCAAATGAATAACCTGTTAAGCAAATCATTTATTTATGGCACAGATGTAAATACACAGGTGATCAGTGATGCCCGTAAGGGTATTTATAATTTGCGCAAGGTTAAGCAATATGCCGAAAACTATCTGGCAACGGGCCTGGGCGGTTCATTAACAGATCATTTTACGCTGATGTATGAAGCCGCAACCATACAGCAGGTATATAAGCAGCAAACCCTTTTTTCGGTACATAACCTTATATCAGACCAGGTATTTAACGAGTTTCAGGTAATAACTTGCCGTAATGTTTTTATTTACTTTGAATCACAATTGCAGGAAAGGATACTCGACTTATTTTACCGCAGCCTTTGTCCGCTTGGATTTTTGTGTCTGGGCAGTAAAGAAGCCATCAGGTCAGACACTTTTTCAAAAAAATTCAAGGTGATCAATAAAAAGGAAAATATCTATCAAAAAGTTGGCGTTTAA
- a CDS encoding hybrid sensor histidine kinase/response regulator has product MSPINILIVDDREENIIALEALLNRDDINLFTTTSPNEALKIAWDNSISIALVDVQMPEMDGFELVEVLKSNPRTRDILVLFVTAISKETKYAVKGLGTGAVDYLFKPLDPYVTSAKVDSFIQLARTQLDLKQKNEELQNYAIVVKNSADIICTVNAETLRILTINPAVEKITGYKPASLLGKSISMLAQQEETDLFEKHLRAVVTDRTAFGCFECKFETLSHEVKWIECRVAYRNGTLFINISDITNQKNFQSDLIRSKEIAEYARKVKERFLANMSHELRTPVNGIMGITDMLSKSDLNAQQQNMVNLLGTTSQSLLGVINDVLDISKIEEGKFRIVRTPGNTRSIIQSVVDLLKYKADGKDINLELHIDQGVPEYIMVDSLRLNQILMNLLSNAIKFTEKGWVKLSVKVLESHQDKSKIEFCIEDTGIGIAQDRIDRIFDSFEQADDDTAAKYGGTGLGLAIVKKLIELKGGELKVSSKPGKGSLFCFTNWYAEAEQIKDSRPKPSVKSLAPFENVRVLVAEDNLVNQFMLSKILKDWHVTIEMVDNGQKALNKLEEEDFDLILMDTHMPEMDGYTAARLIRHKFDEPKSSIPIISLSAASFDHEQEEALQSGMNEVLAKPFQPYQLHDKMSKLLRMKV; this is encoded by the coding sequence ATGTCCCCCATCAATATATTAATTGTAGATGACCGCGAAGAAAACATCATTGCGCTTGAAGCTCTTTTAAATCGCGATGATATTAACTTGTTTACAACAACTTCGCCAAACGAGGCGCTTAAAATAGCGTGGGACAATTCTATTTCTATCGCATTGGTTGATGTACAGATGCCCGAGATGGATGGCTTTGAGCTGGTAGAGGTTTTGAAATCTAATCCACGTACGCGCGATATCCTGGTGCTTTTTGTTACGGCTATTTCAAAAGAAACAAAGTATGCTGTTAAGGGCCTGGGTACAGGTGCTGTTGATTATCTGTTTAAACCACTTGATCCCTATGTAACCTCTGCCAAGGTCGACTCTTTTATACAGTTAGCCCGTACGCAACTGGATCTTAAACAAAAAAATGAGGAATTGCAGAATTATGCCATTGTGGTAAAAAACTCTGCTGATATCATCTGTACTGTCAATGCCGAAACGCTGCGGATACTTACAATCAATCCGGCGGTAGAAAAAATAACGGGATATAAGCCCGCATCCTTATTAGGGAAAAGTATCAGCATGCTTGCCCAGCAGGAAGAAACAGATTTATTTGAGAAGCATCTGCGTGCCGTGGTAACAGACCGTACTGCATTTGGCTGTTTTGAGTGTAAGTTTGAAACGCTTAGCCACGAAGTTAAATGGATTGAATGCCGCGTTGCCTATCGTAATGGCACCCTGTTCATTAACATAAGCGATATTACCAATCAGAAAAATTTTCAGTCAGACTTAATACGCTCTAAAGAAATCGCCGAATATGCCCGCAAAGTAAAAGAACGCTTTCTGGCTAATATGAGCCATGAGTTACGTACCCCTGTAAACGGTATTATGGGTATTACAGATATGCTGAGCAAATCTGACCTTAATGCACAACAGCAAAACATGGTAAACCTGCTTGGCACCACTTCACAGTCTTTGTTAGGCGTTATCAACGATGTACTTGATATATCTAAGATAGAGGAAGGGAAGTTCAGGATCGTACGTACGCCCGGTAACACGCGCAGCATCATACAATCAGTTGTTGATCTTTTAAAGTATAAAGCAGACGGAAAGGACATTAATCTCGAACTACATATTGATCAGGGTGTACCCGAGTACATTATGGTCGACTCGCTGAGGCTGAACCAGATTTTGATGAACCTACTGAGCAACGCCATTAAATTCACAGAAAAAGGGTGGGTGAAATTAAGCGTTAAGGTATTGGAAAGTCACCAGGATAAATCAAAGATCGAATTTTGTATAGAAGACACCGGGATAGGCATTGCACAGGATCGCATCGACAGGATATTTGACTCGTTTGAGCAGGCAGACGATGATACTGCTGCAAAATATGGTGGTACTGGCCTTGGCCTGGCCATTGTTAAAAAGTTAATTGAACTAAAGGGCGGAGAACTTAAAGTAAGCAGTAAACCCGGTAAAGGTAGTTTGTTCTGTTTTACCAACTGGTATGCAGAAGCCGAACAAATTAAAGACAGCCGCCCAAAACCAAGTGTGAAATCATTAGCGCCATTTGAAAATGTAAGGGTACTGGTTGCCGAAGATAACCTGGTTAATCAGTTTATGCTTTCTAAAATATTAAAAGACTGGCATGTAACGATTGAAATGGTTGACAATGGGCAGAAGGCCCTTAATAAACTGGAAGAAGAGGACTTCGACCTTATACTGATGGATACCCACATGCCCGAAATGGACGGCTACACAGCCGCGCGTTTAATAAGGCATAAATTTGACGAGCCTAAAAGCAGCATTCCCATCATATCCCTATCCGCTGCTTCGTTTGACCATGAGCAGGAAGAAGCGCTTCAGTCAGGTATGAACGAGGTACTGGCGAAGCCTTTTCAGCCGTATCAGCTGCATGATAAAATGAGCAAATTACTACGTATGAAAGTTTAA
- a CDS encoding heme exporter protein CcmB encodes MSVLSQTRDLLKKEILLEWRSKYAFNGVLLYIASTVFVCYISFNLSAGFSQTKSYPIVWNVLFWIIMLFAAVNAMSKSFLQESKSRLLYYYSIASPQAIILSKIIYNALLMSLLSILALVMYMLFFNNTLGDPLYYFLTVLLGSISFATVFTMISAIAAKAGNGGTLMAILSFPVVIPVILLLIRTSKVAMDGLERSAAYGNIGILAAINVIVIGASLILFPYLWQD; translated from the coding sequence ATGTCGGTATTGAGCCAAACACGTGATTTATTAAAAAAAGAGATACTTCTGGAGTGGCGCTCCAAGTATGCCTTTAATGGTGTGCTGCTTTATATTGCATCAACTGTGTTTGTATGCTACATCTCATTCAATTTAAGCGCCGGATTTTCGCAAACCAAATCATATCCAATTGTTTGGAACGTGCTGTTCTGGATCATTATGTTGTTTGCCGCAGTAAATGCCATGTCAAAAAGCTTTTTGCAGGAAAGCAAAAGCCGGTTACTTTATTACTATTCCATTGCCAGTCCGCAAGCTATTATTCTTTCCAAAATTATTTATAACGCTTTGCTGATGTCATTGTTAAGCATACTGGCATTGGTGATGTATATGCTGTTTTTTAATAATACACTCGGCGATCCGCTTTATTATTTTTTAACCGTATTACTGGGCAGCATCAGTTTTGCAACCGTATTCACCATGATATCAGCTATTGCGGCTAAGGCCGGCAATGGCGGTACTTTGATGGCTATTCTTAGTTTTCCGGTAGTAATACCTGTCATTTTATTGCTTATTCGTACCAGCAAAGTAGCTATGGACGGCCTGGAACGCAGCGCTGCTTATGGTAATATTGGGATTTTGGCAGCTATAAATGTAATTGTGATAGGCGCTTCACTAATTTTATTCCCGTACCTGTGGCAGGATTAA
- a CDS encoding carboxypeptidase-like regulatory domain-containing protein yields the protein MRALLLFLAGLLFTIISFAQGTVSGTVVSKSSHAPLSNASIFLSNSSFGTASAQDGSFTLRGVKPGQYELVISMVGYEDYVQTIMVGKEPLKINAEMSQKVTELREVIITSGGNWKKNYENFLRDFLGTSADAKKCKILNPKDINLINHKTKRYLEGYSYDFIDMDNYALGYKVRILLKEFKSDALNRIISWQGKVLFQEMNGNAEQKKKWEDRRREVYYGSSMHFYRSLMSDRLDDDGYKLMILQRRPNLNRPSEELIQKKLDRFQYQVMNRDSLKYWADMENLPKYDEKLIRTPIRAEQVARRTDVSGVYALTFPECLYVIYTKRHETFDFKDLYRPLDMENFETSVITLYKPYALFDSNGTVISNGSTLYEGSWTLSKAAELLPVDYSPEDAKANN from the coding sequence ATGCGAGCACTGCTGCTTTTTTTAGCGGGCCTTTTATTTACCATTATAAGCTTTGCGCAAGGTACCGTTTCAGGTACAGTAGTATCAAAAAGCAGCCATGCGCCATTATCAAACGCAAGTATCTTTTTAAGCAATTCGTCATTTGGTACGGCAAGTGCCCAGGACGGATCATTTACGTTGAGAGGGGTGAAGCCAGGGCAATATGAACTGGTAATAAGCATGGTAGGGTACGAAGACTATGTGCAAACCATTATGGTGGGCAAAGAACCGCTAAAGATCAATGCCGAAATGTCGCAAAAGGTTACCGAATTGCGCGAGGTGATAATTACCAGCGGCGGCAACTGGAAAAAGAACTATGAAAACTTTCTTCGTGATTTTTTAGGCACTTCTGCCGATGCAAAGAAATGCAAAATCCTTAATCCCAAGGATATCAACCTGATTAACCATAAAACCAAGCGTTACCTCGAGGGCTATTCATATGATTTTATTGATATGGATAATTATGCCCTGGGATATAAGGTGCGCATACTTTTAAAAGAGTTTAAAAGCGATGCGCTAAACCGTATTATTTCGTGGCAGGGTAAAGTGCTTTTCCAGGAAATGAACGGTAATGCCGAACAAAAGAAAAAATGGGAAGATCGCCGCCGGGAGGTATATTATGGATCGAGCATGCACTTTTATCGATCCTTAATGAGCGACAGGTTGGATGATGATGGCTACAAACTGATGATCCTGCAACGCAGGCCAAACTTAAACCGCCCCTCTGAAGAACTGATCCAGAAAAAACTGGACAGGTTTCAATACCAGGTTATGAACCGCGACTCGTTAAAGTATTGGGCTGATATGGAAAATCTGCCTAAGTATGATGAGAAACTGATACGCACACCCATACGCGCCGAGCAGGTGGCCCGCCGTACAGATGTGAGCGGTGTTTATGCACTTACATTCCCCGAATGCTTATACGTGATCTATACTAAAAGGCATGAAACATTTGACTTTAAAGATTTGTACCGTCCGCTGGATATGGAAAACTTTGAAACCAGCGTGATTACACTATATAAGCCTTATGCGCTATTTGATAGCAATGGTACCGTAATCTCAAACGGAAGCACGTTATATGAAGGTTCATGGACACTTTCAAAGGCAGCTGAATTGTTACCGGTAGACTACTCGCCCGAAGACGCCAAAGCCAATAATTAA
- the ccsA gene encoding cytochrome c biogenesis protein CcsA, with amino-acid sequence MKFIYQTWWKVIAVLLVFSTLFTGLLFKVPKLPVLHETIRNLYFHVPMWMGMLTVLVVSVYFSIKYLRNGREEDDLAAVECVNTGLMFYVLGLITGMMWAKYTWGEFWSGDPKQNSAAIAFLLYCAYIVLRNSIDEEQKRAKISAIYNIFAFPVMVVLIFVLPRMTDSLHPGSGGNPAFGRYDLDNGMKIAFYPAMLGWSFIGLWIATLRYRIRLIEHKRNAID; translated from the coding sequence ATGAAGTTTATCTATCAAACCTGGTGGAAAGTAATTGCCGTATTATTGGTGTTTTCTACACTGTTTACCGGCCTCTTATTTAAAGTCCCAAAACTGCCCGTACTGCACGAGACTATACGGAACCTTTATTTTCACGTCCCTATGTGGATGGGTATGTTAACCGTACTTGTGGTATCTGTTTATTTCAGTATAAAATACCTGCGAAACGGCAGGGAAGAAGACGACCTGGCCGCTGTGGAGTGTGTAAATACAGGCCTAATGTTTTATGTACTGGGTTTAATTACCGGTATGATGTGGGCTAAATATACCTGGGGCGAATTTTGGAGCGGCGACCCTAAGCAAAACAGTGCGGCTATTGCCTTTCTGCTGTACTGCGCCTATATCGTGCTGCGCAACTCGATAGATGAAGAACAGAAACGTGCCAAAATTTCTGCCATATACAATATTTTTGCTTTTCCGGTGATGGTGGTGCTCATATTTGTACTGCCCCGTATGACCGACTCTCTGCACCCTGGCAGCGGTGGTAACCCGGCCTTTGGCAGATATGATCTGGACAATGGTATGAAAATAGCGTTTTATCCGGCCATGCTTGGCTGGAGCTTTATCGGCTTATGGATAGCTACGCTTCGTTACCGTATCCGTTTAATTGAACACAAAAGAAACGCTATTGACTAA
- a CDS encoding CcmD family protein, producing the protein MKKLPLIFVMLFSFITAFAQPANQVEMADAFRSSGKIYVVIAVIAIIFTGLAIYLFSMDRRLRKLENDK; encoded by the coding sequence ATGAAAAAACTACCCCTCATATTTGTAATGCTGTTCAGCTTTATAACCGCTTTTGCCCAGCCTGCCAACCAGGTTGAAATGGCAGATGCATTCAGAAGCTCTGGTAAAATATATGTGGTAATAGCCGTTATTGCCATCATTTTTACAGGTCTTGCTATTTATTTGTTTTCGATGGACCGAAGGCTCCGAAAACTCGAAAACGATAAGTGA
- a CDS encoding Glu/Leu/Phe/Val family dehydrogenase, with translation MAINKNAVYGDTTFYADVCKNFDYAAQFTTHDAGLLDQIKSCNSVYRFRFPIRKGNGFEVIDAWRVEHSHHQSPTKGGIRYSDMVNEDEVMALAALMTYKCAIVNVPFGGAKGGIRINPKNYTVQELENITRRYTVELAKKNFIGPSIDVPAPDYGSGEREMSWIADTYATMNPGQLDALGCVTGKPIALHGIAGRREATGRGVAIAVRECVSVAEDMEKIGLTAGLTGKKVIVQGLGNVGYHSAKFLVEYGAIIVGLCEFEGAIYNADGLDIDEVFNHRKNTGSILGFAKATQEFKDSGEGLEQPCDILVPAALENQITLANVGRIKAKIIAEGANGPTSPEAEAAFYEAGGIIIPDMYANAGGVTVSYFEWLKNLSHVAFGRMNRRFEENTNLNLVNMVEGITGVSLTPVQRATIVKGASELELVNSGLEDTMIRSYHEIRETYKNNPKIDTLRTAAFVGAINKIAVSYQNLGVWP, from the coding sequence ATGGCTATTAACAAAAATGCTGTTTACGGAGATACAACCTTTTATGCCGATGTATGTAAAAACTTCGATTATGCAGCTCAGTTTACTACGCATGATGCCGGTTTATTAGATCAGATCAAATCATGTAATAGTGTTTACCGTTTTCGTTTTCCGATACGTAAGGGTAATGGTTTCGAGGTAATTGATGCATGGCGCGTTGAACACTCTCATCACCAGTCGCCAACCAAAGGTGGTATCCGTTACAGTGATATGGTAAACGAGGATGAAGTGATGGCGCTTGCCGCACTGATGACCTATAAATGTGCTATTGTGAACGTGCCATTTGGCGGTGCCAAAGGTGGTATCAGGATCAATCCTAAAAATTATACCGTACAGGAACTTGAAAACATCACCCGCCGTTACACGGTTGAATTAGCTAAGAAAAACTTTATTGGCCCAAGCATTGACGTACCTGCTCCGGATTATGGATCGGGCGAGCGCGAAATGAGCTGGATTGCCGATACTTATGCTACGATGAACCCAGGCCAGCTGGATGCCTTGGGTTGCGTAACAGGTAAACCTATTGCCTTGCATGGCATTGCAGGCCGCCGTGAAGCTACGGGCCGTGGTGTGGCTATTGCTGTGCGCGAGTGTGTTAGTGTTGCCGAAGACATGGAGAAAATTGGCCTTACCGCAGGCCTTACCGGTAAAAAAGTTATTGTACAGGGCTTAGGTAACGTGGGTTACCATTCTGCTAAGTTTTTGGTAGAGTACGGTGCCATTATTGTTGGCCTTTGTGAGTTTGAAGGTGCGATTTATAATGCAGATGGTTTAGATATTGATGAGGTATTTAACCACCGTAAAAATACCGGCTCGATATTAGGTTTTGCAAAAGCTACTCAGGAGTTTAAAGACTCTGGCGAAGGTTTAGAGCAGCCTTGCGATATTCTTGTACCGGCAGCTTTGGAAAACCAGATCACTTTAGCAAACGTTGGCCGCATCAAGGCGAAAATTATTGCCGAAGGCGCTAACGGTCCAACCAGTCCTGAAGCAGAAGCAGCTTTTTATGAAGCAGGCGGCATCATCATCCCGGATATGTACGCCAACGCGGGTGGCGTAACTGTATCTTATTTCGAATGGTTGAAAAACCTTTCGCATGTGGCATTTGGCCGTATGAACCGCAGATTTGAAGAAAATACCAACCTTAACCTGGTTAACATGGTTGAAGGTATCACAGGCGTTTCTTTAACTCCAGTTCAACGTGCTACCATTGTTAAAGGCGCATCAGAGCTGGAATTGGTTAACTCTGGTTTAGAAGATACCATGATCCGCTCATACCACGAGATCCGCGAGACTTATAAGAACAACCCTAAAATTGATACCCTGCGTACTGCTGCATTTGTGGGCGCTATCAATAAAATTGCGGTTTCTTACCAAAACCTTGGTGTTTGGCCGTGA